Part of the Kaistia algarum genome, CCGAGCGCGCCGTGGCGATCCGGGCCGAGATCACGGCGACGATCGGCGACGACCTCGCGGGGCTCAAGCCCGGCTCCGAGCCGGCCATGGCGCTCAAGGCGCTGCTCATCGAAAAGGGCATGTGGTCGCAATATCTCGAGGTCGGCATCGGCCCCGACGCGGAGATTTTCTCCAAGGCGCAGCCCATGTCGACGGTCGGCCATCTCGCCGAGGTCGGCATCCATCCGATCTCGACCTGGAACAATCCGGAGCCGGAAGTCGTGCTGGTCGTCAGCTCGCACGGGCAGATCGTCGGCGCCACGCTCGGCAATGACGTCAATCTGCGCGACGTCGAGGGCCGCTCGGCGCTCCTTCTGTCGAAGGCCAAGGACAACAATGCCAGCGCCTCGCTCGGCCCGCTGATCCGCCTCTTCGACGAGAAATTCTCGCTCGACGACGTACGGGCGACCGACGTGCGCCTCACGGTCGACGGCGAGGATGGCTTCCGCCTCGACGGATCGAGCGCAATGTCGAAGATCAGCCGCGACCCGGCCGATCTGGTCAAGCAGACCGTCGGCAAGAACCATCAATATCCGGACGGCTTCGTGCTCTATCTGGGCACGATGTTCGCGCCGGTGCAGGATCGCGGCGGCCCCGGCCAGGGCTTCACGCACAAGATCGGCGACATCGTCACCATCGCCGCCCCGAAGCTCGGCAAGCTATCCAACCGCGTGGTGCTGACGCACGACGCCGAACCCTGGACCTTCGGCACGGCCGCTCTGATGCGCAATCTGGCGGGCCGCGGGCTGCTGTAGGAAAGTCCCGCGAGGCCCCTCACTGGCGGTCGGCGCCGACCCCGACTTCCGTCCTGCTGCCATTGCCGGGGAGATTGAGCATCGTGCCGCCGTTTCAGCGCCTTTGCGCGCCCGCCCTGATCGCCGTCGGCCTCTTGGCGGGGCCGGTCAATGGCGCGAGCGCAGAGGGGCGAGCTTGCCCCATTGTCAACACGCTGACGGGTCGGCCCGATCCGGCGCACTTTGTATCGCCGCCCGAGGCCAACAACGATGACAAGGCGCCCATTCCTTGCAATAGCTGCGCGGACCCGGCCAATATTTCGCAGAAGACCTGCGGCGTCTATCGCTTCCTCAACTCGGAAGCCTGCGCGATCGGCCATTGCGCCGACGGTCAGGGCGAGTTCGTCTTCCATAAGGAGGACGGGCGCGACTTTGCCCTGCAATATGACACGCGCTACCGAAATCCCGCGCGCTTTCCGAAGGCGCGCGGCGAGAACTGCCGCTTCCTCGTCTGGGCGACGCAGCCCGTCGTCGGGATCGAGGATACGAACACGTTTGCGGGGCGCAACTATTGGCTGGACGCCTATCTCGCGTCCCAGACCCTGGTCGAGCCGCCCTTCCCGCGCGACGACCTGGCGCTCGCCATCCAGCCGGCGACGACGCGCGGACAGCACCAGTTCCACATCCATATCGGCACGCTGCTGCCGGCCTATCGAACCGCTCTGGCCGGGCTGGATCCGACTTCCACGCGCCTCAGCGTCAACGGCTACGATTTCCGCGTCCGCTTCCTCAAGGTCGGCTCCGGAAAGACGCCGTTCGAGGGCGTCGACCTATTCTCCATCGTCCGCGATATGCTGCCGGCCCGGGCCACCGATCTGCCTGACTATGGCGTGCTGGCCGCGGTGACGGACGGCGGGACCGGGATCTGGGTGCTTGCGGCCAGACGCTTCGACCGCATCCAGCTCAACTACCGGCAGAAAGAGGAATGCCGCCTGCGCTGACCGATACGAGCGCCTCAGCGTCCCGACGCCGCGATCGGGGGCCGTCCATCGGAAAGGCCAGACCTGCCAAGACGATCAAGGCTTGGCAGGGTTTGTCGGATGAACCTTACCGGAAGTGCGCGGCTGCGTTCGTATCCCGCGTCCAGATCCGAAGCAGTCTGGCGTTCGTGCGGGCGTGAGAGCCGCCGAGCACCAGCGGTTCGTAGTGATGTCCAACCGGACCGAACAATTCGGGGTGCAGCAGATAGATCGCGGCGCTCTGATCCCACATCAGTGATTCTCCGCCGGGACCTCCCGCTGAGGCTGGAACCTTCGTCGGGTTCCACGTGTGCTGATTGGCCAACAGCGCTGCCTTGAGAGAGCCCGGCAAGCCATCCGCGCGCAGACGCTCGACCATGTTAAGCGAAGGCTCGTAGAGAGGATCGCTTCCGCGCGGAACGTCGACCCAGTTCGTCTTGACGTTGGCGAGCAACTCCATCGCCGTCTTGCAGGCCGGCAGGTCGTAACCGCAATTGAACGAATATTTGCCCGGCTTCAGCGTCGGGTCGCCGATCGGCTTTCCCATCACCACGACGCGCTCCAGCTTCGACGCCAGAGCGGCGCTGTAGCGGATGAACGAAGTGTAGGTTCCGATGATGAGAACGTCGATCTTCCGGCAGTTCGCCGTTGCGCGGGAAAGCTCCGGCACAAAATTGTGGAACGGCCGGCGGGCCGGCGTCAGCGGCGCGGCGAGCCAGTCATTGGCCCGGTTCATGGCAGCACGGAAATAGGGGAGCCACGGCCAGTTCTTGCGGAGTTCGGTTTCGGTGCGGTGCGTGTCGGCGCCGATGATGATCGGTATCTGGCGCTCGTTCGGCTCCGCGACCAGACGCGACAGCGCCGCTGCGCCCGATTCGGCCATGGTATACCCTTCGGACGTCACGATCGCCGCGACGTGGCGGTTTCCGATCACGATCGGGATCGCCATCATGTCGTCAATGTCGAAATCGGTGTCGATGACAACGCATTTGTCGACCGCCGGCGCAGCGTAAGCCGACTGTGCCGTCACGGCGGAAAGGGCGACCAAGAGGGCGCCGAGCGCGGCCCGGAGCCAGGGGTTCCAGCGCGATCCGCCGGCCTCCTTAAGGAATATCATCGCGTATGTCTCGTCTCGTTCGAATGGTCCCGCGCGGCAAGAGCCAACGGGAACGAGCCATGGCGATCGCATAGCAGGCGCGGCCTCTCCGCCACGCGTCGATGTCGTTGCGATCGGCGTTTTGCAACACGCCAATCGGCCGTTCATCGTCCCCTGCCCGGTAATTCCTCAGCCCGTCCCAGCCAATCGTTACACAAGCGGTCCCGCCTTCGAAAGGGAGGCAGGCCGGAATTTGCATCATGGCCAATTAAAGATAAGCCAGCGGACCAGCAGGCGGGCCCGTCCGATCGGGTCGGGAGCGAGGCCTCCGAAGCCGCCTATGCCGCCGGACTGTGCTCGGCGAATTGGTAGCGGTAGAGCTTCTCGTAGAGGCCGCCCTTGCGCACCAGTTCGCCATGGGTGCCGATCTCCAGCACCCGGCCGTTCTCGATCACGGCGATCTGGTCGGCATGCACCACGGTTGACAGGCGGTGAGCGATGACGATCGTCGTGCGGCCCTGCACCAGCTTGTCGAGCGCGATCTGGATGACGCGTTCGGATTCCGAATCGAGCGCCGAAGTCGCCTCGTCGAGCAGCAGTATCGGCGCGTTCTTGAGGATCGCGCGGGCGATGGCGATGCGCTGGCGCTGGCCGCCGGAGAGCTGGACGCCGTTCTCGCCGACCGTACTGTCATAGCCGTTCGGCATCGCTATGATGAAATCATGGGCAAAGGCATCCCGCGCCGCGCGCTCGACCTCGGCATCGGAGGCATCGAGCCGGCCGATGCGGATGTTGTCGAGCACCGAGCCGGAGAACAGGAAAACGTCCTGGCTGACAAAGGCGATTTCGTGCCGGAGCGAAGAAACCGAAACCGTACGGATATCCTGGCCATCGACGCGGATCGCACCCGTCTGCACGTCATAGAAACGCTGGATCAGCGATAGCAGCGTCGACTTGCCGCCACCCGACGGGCCGACGAGCGCGAGGCGCTTGCCGTGGCCAATCGTCAGGCTGACGCCCTTCACTACCGGCTCCTTGGCGCGATAGGCGAAATGGACGTCGTCGAGCTCAATGTCGCCGCGCGAAAAGACGATCGGCGGCTTGTCGTCGACCTCGGTGACGCTGGCCGGCGTATCGAGGACCGAGAACAGCGCGCGCACGGCGACGAAGCTCTCGGCAAGGCCGACATGCATACGCGCCAGCCGCTTCGCGGGCTCATAGGCAAGCAGCAGCGCGGTGATGAACGACATGAACTCGCCCGGCGTGCGGCCGTCCGAGATCGTGCTCCAGCCGGCATAGAAGATGACGAGGCCGATCGAGATGCCGCCGAGCGTCTCCATCAGCGGGCTGGTGCGGGCCTGCAGCTGCGATATCTTATTGGCGCGCTTCTCGACGAGGTCGACCGCCGTTCCCATGCGGCTCATCATATGATCGTGCAGACCGAAGGCCTTGACGATCTTGGAGCCGTGCACCGTCTCCTGGACAATGGCGATGATCTGCGTCGCCGAAGTGAATTCGGAACGGGCAATGCCACGAATGCGCTTCACCAGCCGCGAAACGCCGACAATCGCGATCGGCGCGAACACTAGCGCGAAGAACGACATCATCGGCGCCTGGTAGACCATGACGAAGACGAGGCCGATCAACGTGACGAGATCGCGGCCGAGGCTGACGACGATCGTGTCGAGCACCGAACGGATCGCCTGCGCGCCAACCGAATTCGCCATGATTAATTCGCTGGAGGCGCGATCATTGTAGAATCCCAGCCCGAACTGCAGGACGCGATGATAAAATCGCTTCTGGTTCTCCGCGACGATCCGGTTGCCAATGCGGCTCTGCACGACCATCTGGCCATAGGTCGCCGCACCCTTGACGACGAAGATCCCGACCACCGTGAACGACAGCGCCCAGAGCATCTCGACGTCGCGCTTGACGAAGATCTGGTTGACCACGTCGCGCATGATCCAGGCTGAAAGCGAGGTCATGCCGGCGACGATGAAGAGGAAGAAGAACGAGATCGAATAACCGCGCCAATGCGCGCGGAAATTGCTCCGCAGAATGCGCGTGACGATGCCGACCGTGCCGTCCTCGTCCTTCAGAGCTTGAATAAAGCCATTCCAGCTGGGAATGACGCGCCTGCGGCGCGCCGCGGCAGCGCCCTCAGCCAGTCCGTTCGCTTCGAGATCCGTCATGAGACCTTGTTCGGCGGCCGGACGTCCAATCGGATTCGACGGCCGCTCCGTCGGTTTTCGATAGGCTCCTTGTACCGGCTGGGCCCGCCTCTGTCCATCGAACGGACCTGCGGCCCGTTCACGCTGTCTTGTCCGGCCGGTGAACCCCGAGGTTCAGAGCGCCGGCTCGACGACGACCTTGACGGCCGAACGCGACGTGACCAAGCCGATCCCGCGCTCGAATTCGGATAGCTTCAGGCGCTCCGTCACCAGCGCGCCCGGATCGACGCGGCCCGTTTCGACCAACGCGATCACATCCGGCCAGATGCCGGGACTGCCAAGCGCTCCGCGGATCTCTATGTCGCTCGTCACGATCCGGTCGAGATCGATTCCGTCCGCCTTGCGGCCGGCGAAGAGTCCCTGAAGAATCAACCGGCCGCCGGGCGCGATCGCCGCGATCGCCGCATTGACGGCCGCAGGATTGCCAGTCGCCTCGATCACCACACCGGGTCGCCGGCCATCGCCGATCTCGGCCAGCCGCTCGGCGACACGCCCATCCGCGACATCGATCGCCGCATCGGCACCCAGTCGCTCGGCAAGCGCCAGCCGGTGCGGCGTCGCGCCGACGACGCTGACGCGCCGCGCGCCGAAGGCGCGGGCCATCATCAGAAGCAGCAGCCCGATCGGCCCGTCGCCGAAGATGGCGACATCGTCACGCGGCGAGACGGCGGCAAGGCGCACGCCGTTGAAGGCCACCGCCGCCGGCTCGATCAGCGCCGCCGCCTGCAGCGGCACCGATTTCGAAATCCTGTGCAGGAAGAGCGCTGGAAACTCGATCCGCTCGGCAAAGCCGCCGCGCCGGCCCAAAATCCCGGTTTCGGTACGATTCGGACATTGATGGTAGCGGCCGGAGAGACAGACCGCGCAATGCATGCAGCCGACGCTGCACTCGCCGACGACCCGGTCACCCGCCGCGAAGCCTTCAACGCCGTCGCCGCAGGCGAGCACCTCGCCGACCCATTCATGGCCAGGAACGACCGGATAATGCGCCATGCCGGAAGTGAAATAGGGCATGGTGCCATCGAAGATCTCGACATCCGTGCCACAAATCCCGGTGGCGAGCACGCGGATCGACACCTGGCCCGGCGCCGGCGACACATCGGGGAATTCTTCTATCGCGACCCGCTTCGGCCCGTTGATTACGACCGCCCTCATCGCGCAACGCCACGCATCATCATGTCCTCTGGTATTTCCGCCCGTGCCGCGAGATCGTGACGTCTCGTTCGCGGCGATTGTCAGTCGCCGCGCCGGCCCCGTCAATCAAGCGCGAAGGCGCCAGGGAAACTCCGATCATCATGCGACGCGCCCTTCGCGGACCCACCCTCTCCTTCCGCGGCGACCCCTTCCGCCTGCCCTTCGAGGAGGCCGTGCACTTCCGGCCCGACGCGCTGATCGTGATCGAGGACGGTGTCATCGTCGCGGTCGAGGATGCTGCCACCGCCCTCGCCGCGCTGCCCGCCGACATCGAGGTCGACCACTATCCCGATGCGATCCTCTCGGCCGGCTTCATCGATGCGCATGTTCATTATCCACAAATGCAGATGATCGGCGCCTATGGCGACGAGCTTCTGGCCTGGCTGGAGAAATACACCTTCGTCGCCGAGCAGGATTTCGCCGACGCGGCGCATGCGAGCGACGTTGCCGGACGTTTCCTGCGCGAACTCCTGCGCGCCGGAACGACCACGGCCGCTGTCTATTGCACGGTGCATCCGGGCTCCGTCGAGGCGTTCTTCACGGAGTCGGAGCGCTTCAACACCCGCATGATCGCCGGCAAGGTGCTGATGGACCGCAACGCGCCGGAGGCGCTGCGCGACACCGCCGAGACCGGCTACGAGCAATCCAAAGCGCTGATCGAGCGCTGGCATGGCCGTGGCCGCCAGCTCTATTGCGTGACGCCCCGCTTCGCGCCCTCCTCCACGGAGGCACAGCTGGAAGAAGCCGGCCGGCTCTGGCGCGAGCATCCCGGCACCTATCTGCAGACGCATCTGTGCGAGAATCGCGGCGAGATCGACTGGGTGCGGCAGCTGTTCCCAGAGCGGAGTTCCTATCTCGACGTCTATGACCATGCCGGCCTCACCGGCCCGTGCGCCATATTCGGCCATGCCGTTTACATGGACGAGACCGATTTCGCCTGCTGCCACCGCACCGGCTCGGCGCTCGCCCATTGCCCGACTTCAAACCTTTTCCTCGGCAGCGGCCTCTTCAAGATGGTCGAGGCGCGTCGCACCGACCGGCCAGTGCACGTCGCGCTCGGCACCGATCTGGGTGCCGGCACCGCCTTCTCGCAGCTCCAGACCATGAACGAGGCCTACAAGGTGGCGAAGCTCGGCGGCACGACGCTGACGCCGGCCCAGGCCTTCTGGCTCGCAACCCGCGGCGCCGCCGAGGCGCTGCACCTCGACGATCGTCTCGGCACGATCGAGCCGGGCAAGGAGGCCGACATCATCGTCCTCGACCCGAAGGCGACGCCGCTGCTCGAATTCCGCAGCGCCTATTGCCGCGACCTCTCCGAAACGCTCTCGGTCCTGATGACGCTCGGCGACGACCGCGCCATCCGCGCAACCTATGTGGCCGGCGAGCGGGTCTATGACCGGGAGCGGAAAGAAGCATTTTGCTATGCGGGGGAAGGCCAGACCCAGTGAATTGAGCATGGGTGTCGCGCGCTCCCCTTCAACCCGTCCCTGGAGGGCGGGTTCAAGCGGAAGCCGCAGTCTTCGCCCGCTTACACCCCCTTGGCGATAATTTCCCGATATGTCTCGAAGCTCTGCTTCCTTGTCCGCTTTTGCGTTTCGAAATCGACATGGATGATGCCGAAGCGGCGGTCATAGCCCTGCATCCATTCGAAATTGTCGAACAGGCTCCAGACCATGTAGCCGCGCAGATCGACGCCGCCGGCACGCGCAGCAAGCGCCGCCTCAATGTGGCGGCTGATATAGTCGGCACGCAGCGGATCGAGGACGAGGCCGCGCTCGAAGCGCTCGTCGCTGTCTCCGAAACCGGCTCCGTTCTCGGTGATGTAGACCGGCGGATTGCCATAGTCGTCGCGGATGCGCTCCAACAGCAATTTCAGATATTCCGGCTTCACCGGGCCGTTGAAGGCCTGCGGCTTCGGATCGGGATTGTAGGCGCCCCAGCGAAAGTCGAGCGGCGCCTCGGCGGCGTGGCGCACGAAGGCCGGCGCGTAGAAATTGACGCCGAGGAAATCCGGCCGGTTGGCGGCGAGGATCGGGAAATCCGCTTCGACTGCCGCGAATTGCGGATCGCGGCGCGAGAATTCGGCCATGACTTCGTCCGGATAGCGGCCCTTGAACATCGCATCGAGGCACCAGCGATTGATGACGGCATCGGCGAGCCCCGCCGCCGCGACATCCTCCGGCGCGCCTTCCCGCTCGGGAAGCGTCGGCATCAGCGGCAGCGCCAGCCCGACCTCGCCCTTATATCCGGCAGCGCGGAAATCGCCGATCGTCTCAGCGCTCGCCAGCATCCAGTGATGCATGGGCAGCGCCTGCCGGCCCCATTGCGCATCGGTGATGGCGCCCGGATCGCCAAAGCCGCCCCGGGCGATCTCCACCATCGGTTCGATCAGGAAGAGATCGATAAACGGCTCGTTGAAGGTGATGAAGCTCTCCACCCGGTCGGCGAGGCGTTCACGCACGATGGCGGCATAGTCGCGGAACCAGCCAACGGAATCCCGGCTGCTCCAGCCGCCACGATCTTCCAGCGCCTGCGGCATGTCCCAGTGGAACAAGGTCACCATCGGCGCGAGGCCTGCCTCGAGCAGATCGTCGACGAAGCGGCTGTAATGATCGAGCCCGGCTGCGTTCACCCGCCCCGTGCCCTCCGGCAGGATGCGGCTCCAGGCGAGCGAGAAACGGTAGCCGCCAAGACCCAGTTCGCGCATCAGCTGGATATCGGACAGATATTGCGCGCGGTCATAGGCATTGATGGCGACATTGCCCGTCTGCTGCCTGCCCGTGCCCGGCTCCGTCACGCGGTAGAGATTGGTATAGACGTCCCAGTTGGAGAGGCCTTTGCCGTCCGCCTGCCACGCGCCCTCGACCTGATAGGCCGCGCTCGCCGCGCCCCACAGGAAAGTCTTCTCCTTGTTTCCGGCCATCCTCGTCTCCTCTCCCATTCGCCTCGTGTCCGCGGCGATTACCGCCCAACATCGCGGCGAAGGCGCGGCGTGACACC contains:
- a CDS encoding CDP-diacylglycerol diphosphatase, with the protein product MPPFQRLCAPALIAVGLLAGPVNGASAEGRACPIVNTLTGRPDPAHFVSPPEANNDDKAPIPCNSCADPANISQKTCGVYRFLNSEACAIGHCADGQGEFVFHKEDGRDFALQYDTRYRNPARFPKARGENCRFLVWATQPVVGIEDTNTFAGRNYWLDAYLASQTLVEPPFPRDDLALAIQPATTRGQHQFHIHIGTLLPAYRTALAGLDPTSTRLSVNGYDFRVRFLKVGSGKTPFEGVDLFSIVRDMLPARATDLPDYGVLAAVTDGGTGIWVLAARRFDRIQLNYRQKEECRLR
- the guaD gene encoding guanine deaminase, producing MRRALRGPTLSFRGDPFRLPFEEAVHFRPDALIVIEDGVIVAVEDAATALAALPADIEVDHYPDAILSAGFIDAHVHYPQMQMIGAYGDELLAWLEKYTFVAEQDFADAAHASDVAGRFLRELLRAGTTTAAVYCTVHPGSVEAFFTESERFNTRMIAGKVLMDRNAPEALRDTAETGYEQSKALIERWHGRGRQLYCVTPRFAPSSTEAQLEEAGRLWREHPGTYLQTHLCENRGEIDWVRQLFPERSSYLDVYDHAGLTGPCAIFGHAVYMDETDFACCHRTGSALAHCPTSNLFLGSGLFKMVEARRTDRPVHVALGTDLGAGTAFSQLQTMNEAYKVAKLGGTTLTPAQAFWLATRGAAEALHLDDRLGTIEPGKEADIIVLDPKATPLLEFRSAYCRDLSETLSVLMTLGDDRAIRATYVAGERVYDRERKEAFCYAGEGQTQ
- a CDS encoding glycoside hydrolase family 1 protein, yielding MAGNKEKTFLWGAASAAYQVEGAWQADGKGLSNWDVYTNLYRVTEPGTGRQQTGNVAINAYDRAQYLSDIQLMRELGLGGYRFSLAWSRILPEGTGRVNAAGLDHYSRFVDDLLEAGLAPMVTLFHWDMPQALEDRGGWSSRDSVGWFRDYAAIVRERLADRVESFITFNEPFIDLFLIEPMVEIARGGFGDPGAITDAQWGRQALPMHHWMLASAETIGDFRAAGYKGEVGLALPLMPTLPEREGAPEDVAAAGLADAVINRWCLDAMFKGRYPDEVMAEFSRRDPQFAAVEADFPILAANRPDFLGVNFYAPAFVRHAAEAPLDFRWGAYNPDPKPQAFNGPVKPEYLKLLLERIRDDYGNPPVYITENGAGFGDSDERFERGLVLDPLRADYISRHIEAALAARAGGVDLRGYMVWSLFDNFEWMQGYDRRFGIIHVDFETQKRTRKQSFETYREIIAKGV
- a CDS encoding zinc-dependent alcohol dehydrogenase; protein product: MRAVVINGPKRVAIEEFPDVSPAPGQVSIRVLATGICGTDVEIFDGTMPYFTSGMAHYPVVPGHEWVGEVLACGDGVEGFAAGDRVVGECSVGCMHCAVCLSGRYHQCPNRTETGILGRRGGFAERIEFPALFLHRISKSVPLQAAALIEPAAVAFNGVRLAAVSPRDDVAIFGDGPIGLLLLMMARAFGARRVSVVGATPHRLALAERLGADAAIDVADGRVAERLAEIGDGRRPGVVIEATGNPAAVNAAIAAIAPGGRLILQGLFAGRKADGIDLDRIVTSDIEIRGALGSPGIWPDVIALVETGRVDPGALVTERLKLSEFERGIGLVTSRSAVKVVVEPAL
- a CDS encoding fumarylacetoacetate hydrolase family protein translates to MPLDTAPAFALPDDADGATLVGRVFRPDLDGPSVVVLRDGELFDISAETITMRDLCERDDPARVARLADGERIGSFKEVLANTPRATRDTTKPWLISPIDLQAVKAAGVTFAVSMLERVIEEQARGLPERAVAIRAEITATIGDDLAGLKPGSEPAMALKALLIEKGMWSQYLEVGIGPDAEIFSKAQPMSTVGHLAEVGIHPISTWNNPEPEVVLVVSSHGQIVGATLGNDVNLRDVEGRSALLLSKAKDNNASASLGPLIRLFDEKFSLDDVRATDVRLTVDGEDGFRLDGSSAMSKISRDPADLVKQTVGKNHQYPDGFVLYLGTMFAPVQDRGGPGQGFTHKIGDIVTIAAPKLGKLSNRVVLTHDAEPWTFGTAALMRNLAGRGLL
- a CDS encoding nucleoside hydrolase, whose amino-acid sequence is MIFLKEAGGSRWNPWLRAALGALLVALSAVTAQSAYAAPAVDKCVVIDTDFDIDDMMAIPIVIGNRHVAAIVTSEGYTMAESGAAALSRLVAEPNERQIPIIIGADTHRTETELRKNWPWLPYFRAAMNRANDWLAAPLTPARRPFHNFVPELSRATANCRKIDVLIIGTYTSFIRYSAALASKLERVVVMGKPIGDPTLKPGKYSFNCGYDLPACKTAMELLANVKTNWVDVPRGSDPLYEPSLNMVERLRADGLPGSLKAALLANQHTWNPTKVPASAGGPGGESLMWDQSAAIYLLHPELFGPVGHHYEPLVLGGSHARTNARLLRIWTRDTNAAAHFR
- a CDS encoding ABC transporter ATP-binding protein; protein product: MTDLEANGLAEGAAAARRRRVIPSWNGFIQALKDEDGTVGIVTRILRSNFRAHWRGYSISFFFLFIVAGMTSLSAWIMRDVVNQIFVKRDVEMLWALSFTVVGIFVVKGAATYGQMVVQSRIGNRIVAENQKRFYHRVLQFGLGFYNDRASSELIMANSVGAQAIRSVLDTIVVSLGRDLVTLIGLVFVMVYQAPMMSFFALVFAPIAIVGVSRLVKRIRGIARSEFTSATQIIAIVQETVHGSKIVKAFGLHDHMMSRMGTAVDLVEKRANKISQLQARTSPLMETLGGISIGLVIFYAGWSTISDGRTPGEFMSFITALLLAYEPAKRLARMHVGLAESFVAVRALFSVLDTPASVTEVDDKPPIVFSRGDIELDDVHFAYRAKEPVVKGVSLTIGHGKRLALVGPSGGGKSTLLSLIQRFYDVQTGAIRVDGQDIRTVSVSSLRHEIAFVSQDVFLFSGSVLDNIRIGRLDASDAEVERAARDAFAHDFIIAMPNGYDSTVGENGVQLSGGQRQRIAIARAILKNAPILLLDEATSALDSESERVIQIALDKLVQGRTTIVIAHRLSTVVHADQIAVIENGRVLEIGTHGELVRKGGLYEKLYRYQFAEHSPAA